From the Oncorhynchus kisutch isolate 150728-3 linkage group LG27, Okis_V2, whole genome shotgun sequence genome, the window ttttgaaaCAAGCTCCCATTTTCTTATGGAAACATTAATTAATACCCACAGTACACAATGACATATCAAAGTGGTTTTGATAACATATGAAAACATAGTAAAAAGCCATTTCTGTCTGAAATGTATGTCATATTAGCAAACATGTTCAGCATTTTAGAGGTAAGAATACTCAGTCCTGGTCATCTCCTGAATCCAGCAGTGGAATCCAGGGGTGTGGTAAGGCTATTGTAGATGTATCCAGGATGTCAGAATGAGTATCATGATAGGGCTTCTTAAAATAAAATAGTGAAGTATTTGAACAGTATATTACCTCCTGACTGAGAAGCATAGAAGctgtttttattttactaggcaagtcagttaagaacaaattcttattttcaatgacggcctaggaacagtgggttaactgccttgttcaggggcagaacgacagatttgtaccttgtcagctcggggatatgaacttgcaaactttcggttactagtccaacacgctaaccactaggctaccctgccgccccatttgagGTCCACAGGTATCAGTTTGCGTTTGCTGCCGCCGTTGGTGATGGGGGCCTCTTGTTTTTCAACTGTCACCAGACGGAGCACAAACACTGGGTTCAGCTAATCATTACATTCTGCACTGGGTGCTCCCTGCTTTAAAACCTGTCACCAGACAGAGCAGTCGCTGGGTTCAGCTAATCATTACATTCTGCACTGGGTGCTCCCTGCTTTAAAACCTGTCACCAGACAGAGCAGTCGCTGGGTTCAGCTAATCATTACATTCTGCACTGGGTGTTACCTGCTTTTAAACCTGTCAGCAGACGGAGCAGTCGCTGGGTTCAGCTAATCATTACATTCTGCACTGGGTGTTACCTGCTTTTAAACCTGTCAGCAGACGGAGCAGTCGCTGGGTTCAGCTAATCATTACATTCTGCACTGGGTGCTACCTGCTTTTAAACCTGTCAGCAGACGGAGCAGACACACTGGGTTCAGCTAATCATTACATTCTGCACTGGGTGCTACCTGCTTTTAAAACTGTCACCAGCAGTTGGCTACACCTTGAGGCCAAAGTGTGCGTCTGAAAACTTGTGGAAATATGCACTGAATTGCAGGTGTCGTCTTGTAAATGTTTAGTTTCTGGTGTTTCTGCTGGTTGAAGAGAGCTAAGACCATCTCCACTAGGGAAAGGACTACTGAGGATAAATTAGATTTACTGCTCACTGAAACCATCTATTTCCTCAAAAAGGTTATAAAACAGCTTTGAGTAATACAGCTCTGCAGTTTAATCTTAGTTTTCACATGCAGGGTCAAGTTCCCTCACATACATTAAGCCTCGTCCTGGACTATAATACATGTAGGGTCATGTTCCCTCACATACATTAAGCCTCGTCCTGGACTATAATACATGCAGGGTCAAGTTCCCTCACATACATTAAGCCTCGTCCTGGACTATAATACATGTAGGGTCATGTTCCCTCACATACATTAAGCCTCGTCCTGGACTATAATACATGTAGGGTCATGTTCCCTCACATACATTAAGCCTCGTCCTGGACTATAATACATGTAGGGTCATGTTCCCTCACATACATTAAGCCTCGTCCTGGACTATAATACATGTAGGGTCATGTTCCCTCACATACATTAAGCCTCGTCCTGGTCTATAATACATGTAGGGTCATGTTCCCTCACATACATTAAGCCTCGTCCTGGACTATAATACATGTAGGGTCATGTTCCCTCACATACATTAAGCCTCGTCCTGGACTATAATACATGTAGGGTCATGTTCCCTCACATACATTAAGCCTCGTCCTGGTCTATAATACATGTAGGGTCATGTTCCCTCACATACATTAAGCCTCGTCCTGGACTATAATACATGTAGGGTCATGTTCCCTCACATACATTAAGCCTCGTCCTGGACTATAATACATGTTCAATGGAGAATCTCTACTGGGGACCTCCTCCGAGTTGAAAAGAATCTCTACTGGGGACCTCCTCCGAGTTGAAAAGAATCTCTACTGGGGACCTCCTCCGAGTTGAAAAGAATCTCTACTGGGGACCTCCTCCGAGTTGAAAAGAATTCAGCTGTGTTTTAAATAAGGCTGTGGGAACAACTATGAAGTGAAAGGAAGAAAGAAACATTTAACTCATTTGTTGattctccttttattctctggTTTGTTACAACACAAAGACAGAAATAGCATCAGAATATATAAAGCACAGTCACAGATAGAAAAATGAAACATATGACatcataagaacagcccttagccgtggtatattggccatataccacacctcctctggccttactACTTAATTATACCGGCCCCATTCAAATAGGGCTTCAATAGACTGCTGCTTTATCATGTGTATATTGTGGATGGTAGTATTTAGTGAAATTGACAGTGTCCTTGAATGGAGACTAACTAAAGTGCTCAACATGCTAATTTCAGACTTTAGGAAAATGACACCCTAGCACATCGATAAAAAATGACCAACAATCCAGCAACATGTTTACCTTCATGAGTCATGGCCAGTCTGATCTGTCCAAGGAAAAGGCTTTGAACAAGGATAATAAACAATAAATCAAACAAATAGGTTTAGAAACCATAAATGGAGTTTTCGACACTGATGTTCTACGACAGACAAAATCTATTCAAAATAGTATCAGGCAGCTTTCACATCACAGGAGAGTGACGTGAACTCCCATGCACAAGCACACAGCCGCAGATGTTCTGTGTGGGAGTCTAACCTCTTGCATCACACTCACTCTGAATTATCTTTGGTTCACATTGCTGCTCATATCACCGCAGTCTATTtaaacatatatttacatttcAGATATTAAGTTACAATGTTTATTAGTTATAATAAATTGGGTGCTTTgagccctgaatactgattggctgaaagccgtggaaaatcagaccgtataccacaggtatgacccaaaaatatttttactgctctaattgtgtgggtaaccagtttataacagcaataaggcaccttagAGGTTTGTAGCATATGGCCATtataccacggctaagtgctGTATCCAGGGGCTCCGTCGTACATAAGAACTACCCTTCACCTTGGtacagtatattggccatataccacaccggCTTGGGCCTtatattgcttaattataccagTCCCATTCAAATAGGGCTCAAGATACTCACAGTACAACACATTTATACAGGTGCTTTATCTCTTCCTCATGCGTCTCTTGCAATTCATTGATTTTCTCAGTGAGTTTTGTTTTATCATGACCATATAGAGCATTCAAAAGATCATACTCCCCTTTGTGCTTTAATATCagtttctccttctcttcttcgtGTTGATCCAATAGTTTTTGGAAGTCATTTTCATATTTCTCTTTAAAGTTATTCATTTCCTCAGCATGTCTTCTGGCCTCTTGTTCATATTTATCCATATTTTCTTTTGTTTTCCTTTCATAATCTGCCTTCATTTCTTTCCATTTCTTCTCTTCTTGTTCTCTCCTGACTTCATCTTCCATCTCTTTCCTCATATTCTCTTCTTCACGTTCTTGTTGAAATGTTTCTTCCAGTTTTCTTAGTCTtagtctctcctccactcttctgtttACATCCTCTTGAAATCTTCTTTCCTGTTCCTCTCCACGTTCTCTCTCCCATTGCTCTCGTTGCgttgtcattttgtctgtcaaatctctcctcttttcttcaaAGTCTTTTTCTATTCgttctctttctttctgctctgtttctctcctctgctcttctgaTTCCTTCATCTTTATTCtatctcgttccctctctctttcaaactcctctctcaatctcctctGTTTTTCCTCTTGTTCTACAAGAGTGTCTGCCTCCATCTGTCTCCTCAGCCTTTCTTCTTCctgttgtctgtctctttctttcttcaattgttcctcccattcctcttttTCTCTACGCATGACCTCTTGGAGTTCTGTTTGACCTTTCTCTGCTTCCTCTATTTTGCTTTGCCACTCTTGTCTTTCTTTCTCATCCTtctttctcctctcatcctcttctttctctctccttttaatTTCTTCCTCCTGTTTCCTTTTTAGTTTATCAAACTTCCTTTCCTGATTTATTTGCCGttcttctctgtctttctcttcttttCTCAGTTTTTCCATCCTCATTTGatattctctctccttttctctttgttgtttttccaACTTTATTTCCTGAGTTTTTATCTCTTTTTCCATCTTCTCTTTTTCTGTGTCCCATATTTCTCTTTTCAACTTTTCATCTTCTTtcctttttttgtcctccaactCTCTTTCTTCCTTATCTGCTTTCTCCTTGTCTTCATGTTCTTTTCTAAtagcttcttctctctctctcaacatgttTTCTCTCAGCTGTCTTTCCTGCTGAACTTTAAATCTCTCCTCTTCCAACTTTGACTTCATCTTTTCCATGTCTGTTTCATGTCTGACCTTCAGTTTCTCCATGTCAGCCtttatctccgtctctctctccttcagtattGCTTCTTGTTTGTGTTTAATGGCTGTCTCTGCCTCCTGGAACATCTCATTGGTGTAGAAACTGCCCTTGTTCATGGACACCATTTCGTTAATCTTCTTAAGAAGCTCAGTGACCTGTGTGCGGTCATCTTCAACTCTGTTGTTGAAGACATGGAATCTGTCTCCACAATCTCTGATCAGTTTTTTCAGTGTGGCACTCTTGCTGTTCCCAATGTAATCTTGAATTGATTTCTTTTTCAAGTCATCTCCTCTAGTAAACAGAACTAAGCAGAACATTCCTGCCCGTGGACCAAAGGTTGTCTCTATGAGGTCCAAAGTGTCCAGCTCCTCTTGTGTGATTCTCCCGATACTCAACACTATGATAAACACATGGGGACCAGGAGCTGACAAGGAAACACATTTCACTATCTCTTGCTGAACATCTTTATTAGACAATGTTGTGTCAAAAAGACCAGGTGTGTCCACCACAGAAACTGTTCTTCCATCAACTTTGCCGACTGCCTTCTTACAAACTGTTGTCACAGAATCAGTGCTGGATTCAGACTCAAATTCATCTCTGCCCAGGATAGTGTTTGCCGAGGCGCTCTTCCCGTTGCCAGTTTTCCCAATCAGCACCACCCTTATGCACTCTGTGCTGGAACACTCCATTTCAGCACCTACAAATTAAACAATAAATGATAAGATATGAATGTTAATTACTGCATGAATTGATATTGAAATCAACACAGAAGGTTCATAGTGTTAAATCATTGCTTTCCCAATCACTGCCCAATATTTGTTCCTCCCTGTGTTCAACAAACTCACCTTGTGACATGTTCCTGATTATCTCCTCTAAATCCTTGATTATTCTGTTATTTTGGTCCAGTTCTGATTGGTGTTTAGCCTCCATGTACATGTACAGAGTGTAGCAGGTTCTGTTTTGATCCATCATCTTCACTATTTCTGCTACAAGTTCTGTCGTCTGCTTAGCGTTATCAATCTTTGAAGCATCAAAGATTTTATACCGCCCTCCGCATATCTTGATCAGTTGCTTTGTGTCTGCATTTTGTTCCACAAAGTCAACTGCAGTTTTAT encodes:
- the LOC109871840 gene encoding citron Rho-interacting kinase isoform X2, with amino-acid sequence MTWWTLHHSETKCRHLKDEMADAASFRDEVSNPKALRRNSVELLPPKMSESPTELRIVLLGKNGSKKSVVGNFILERGAFDPNYVQNHCERARGQVEDKHIAVINTPDLSHDKLSEELRWCVTLSDPGPHVFLLVLQPEEFTQEEGDRIRKILDTLSDRSFDYSMVLTTHEDKRGHMAEDHPLNQMVKACRGRQHLMHLSDHTQLIADVDKIVKENGGDYLTCDVFEDTSGIVQGKEEIHRSKTDGSLKSFSEEELGKDVLEQGESAQLNKWENIRETGLVSFKQERLKPSSSHEKLSSLRILLLGKSDDKKSTVGNMILQKEAFRPAHFFNYKQPCESASGKVNGKSVTVVKTPDFFASPLTVRSLMQEMEKCKSLSAPGPHGVLLVLKPEEFTEENRNTFKLILNIFGKEAFKYSMVIITHEGLTGNPHLSQMIEECGGRHHEMYKQGCDHKELTETIEKMVEENEWRYLTSNEETTHDTMTPKAQRLNVVLCGRRGAGKTSIANAILGQTESSPKSSSSSVCVKREGEVCGRPVTLIELPALFGTHLTQEEVMRETFHCVSLCDSGVHAFLLVVPLGPITDEDKGELETIQKILSSRVNDFVMVLFRQDNIPVDKTAVDFVEQNADTKQLIKICGGRYKIFDASKIDNAKQTTELVAEIVKMMDQNRTCYTLYMYMEAKHQSELDQNNRIIKDLEEIIRNMSQGAEMECSSTECIRVVLIGKTGNGKSASANTILGRDEFESESSTDSVTTVCKKAVGKVDGRTVSVVDTPGLFDTTLSNKDVQQEIVKCVSLSAPGPHVFIIVLSIGRITQEELDTLDLIETTFGPRAGMFCLVLFTRGDDLKKKSIQDYIGNSKSATLKKLIRDCGDRFHVFNNRVEDDRTQVTELLKKINEMVSMNKGSFYTNEMFQEAETAIKHKQEAILKERETEIKADMEKLKVRHETDMEKMKSKLEEERFKVQQERQLRENMLREREEAIRKEHEDKEKADKEERELEDKKRKEDEKLKREIWDTEKEKMEKEIKTQEIKLEKQQREKEREYQMRMEKLRKEEKDREERQINQERKFDKLKRKQEEEIKRREKEEDERRKKDEKERQEWQSKIEEAEKGQTELQEVMRREKEEWEEQLKKERDRQQEEERLRRQMEADTLVEQEEKQRRLREEFERERERDRIKMKESEERIEKDFEEKRRDLTDKMTTQREQWERERGEEQERRFQEDVNRRVEERLRLRKLEETFQQEREEENMRKEMEDEVRREQEEKKWKEMKADYERKTKENMDKYEQEARRHAEEMNNFKEKYENDFQKLLDQHEEEKEKLILKHKGEYDLLNALYGHDKTKLTEKINELQETHEEEIKHLYKCVVL
- the LOC109871840 gene encoding citron Rho-interacting kinase isoform X4; translation: MVDAASFRDKVSNPKALRRNSVELLPPKMSESPTELRIVLLGKNGSKKSVVGNFILERGAFDPNYVQNHCERARGQVEDKHIAVINTPDLSHDKLSEELRWCVTLSDPGPHVFLLVLQPEEFTQEEGDRIRKILDTLSDRSFDYSMVLTTHEDKRGHMAEDHPLNQMVKACRGRQHLMHLSDHTQLIADVDKIVKENGGDYLTCDVFEDTSGIVQGKEEIHRSKTDGSLKSFSEEELGKDVLEQGESAQLNKWENIRETGLVSFKQERLKPSSSHEKLSSLRILLLGKSDDKKSTVGNMILQKEAFRPAHFFNYKQPCESASGKVNGKSVTVVKTPDFFASPLTVRSLMQEMEKCKSLSAPGPHGVLLVLKPEEFTEENRNTFKLILNIFGKEAFKYSMVIITHEGLTGNPHLSQMIEECGGRHHEMYKQGCDHKELTETIEKMVEENEWRYLTSNEETTHDTMTPKAQRLNVVLCGRRGAGKTSIANAILGQTESSPKSSSSSVCVKREGEVCGRPVTLIELPALFGTHLTQEEVMRETFHCVSLCDSGVHAFLLVVPLGPITDEDKGELETIQKILSSRVNDFVMVLFRQDNIPVDKTAVDFVEQNADTKQLIKICGGRYKIFDASKIDNAKQTTELVAEIVKMMDQNRTCYTLYMYMEAKHQSELDQNNRIIKDLEEIIRNMSQGAEMECSSTECIRVVLIGKTGNGKSASANTILGRDEFESESSTDSVTTVCKKAVGKVDGRTVSVVDTPGLFDTTLSNKDVQQEIVKCVSLSAPGPHVFIIVLSIGRITQEELDTLDLIETTFGPRAGMFCLVLFTRGDDLKKKSIQDYIGNSKSATLKKLIRDCGDRFHVFNNRVEDDRTQVTELLKKINEMVSMNKGSFYTNEMFQEAETAIKHKQEAILKERETEIKADMEKLKVRHETDMEKMKSKLEEERFKVQQERQLRENMLREREEAIRKEHEDKEKADKEERELEDKKRKEDEKLKREIWDTEKEKMEKEIKTQEIKLEKQQREKEREYQMRMEKLRKEEKDREERQINQERKFDKLKRKQEEEIKRREKEEDERRKKDEKERQEWQSKIEEAEKGQTELQEVMRREKEEWEEQLKKERDRQQEEERLRRQMEADTLVEQEEKQRRLREEFERERERDRIKMKESEEQRRETEQKERERIEKDFEEKRRDLTDKMTTQREQWERERGEEQERRFQEDVNRRVEERLRLRKLEETFQQEREEENMRKEMEDEVRREQEEKKWKEMKADYERKTKENMDKYEQEARRHAEEMNNFKEKYENDFQKLLDQHEEEKEKLILKHKGEYDLLNALYGHDKTKLTEKINELQETHEEEIKHLYKCVVL
- the LOC109871840 gene encoding citron Rho-interacting kinase isoform X1 — translated: MTWWTLHHSETKCRHLKDEMADAASFRDEVSNPKALRRNSVELLPPKMSESPTELRIVLLGKNGSKKSVVGNFILERGAFDPNYVQNHCERARGQVEDKHIAVINTPDLSHDKLSEELRWCVTLSDPGPHVFLLVLQPEEFTQEEGDRIRKILDTLSDRSFDYSMVLTTHEDKRGHMAEDHPLNQMVKACRGRQHLMHLSDHTQLIADVDKIVKENGGDYLTCDVFEDTSGIVQGKEEIHRSKTDGSLKSFSEEELGKDVLEQGESAQLNKWENIRETGLVSFKQERLKPSSSHEKLSSLRILLLGKSDDKKSTVGNMILQKEAFRPAHFFNYKQPCESASGKVNGKSVTVVKTPDFFASPLTVRSLMQEMEKCKSLSAPGPHGVLLVLKPEEFTEENRNTFKLILNIFGKEAFKYSMVIITHEGLTGNPHLSQMIEECGGRHHEMYKQGCDHKELTETIEKMVEENEWRYLTSNEETTHDTMTPKAQRLNVVLCGRRGAGKTSIANAILGQTESSPKSSSSSVCVKREGEVCGRPVTLIELPALFGTHLTQEEVMRETFHCVSLCDSGVHAFLLVVPLGPITDEDKGELETIQKILSSRVNDFVMVLFRQDNIPVDKTAVDFVEQNADTKQLIKICGGRYKIFDASKIDNAKQTTELVAEIVKMMDQNRTCYTLYMYMEAKHQSELDQNNRIIKDLEEIIRNMSQGAEMECSSTECIRVVLIGKTGNGKSASANTILGRDEFESESSTDSVTTVCKKAVGKVDGRTVSVVDTPGLFDTTLSNKDVQQEIVKCVSLSAPGPHVFIIVLSIGRITQEELDTLDLIETTFGPRAGMFCLVLFTRGDDLKKKSIQDYIGNSKSATLKKLIRDCGDRFHVFNNRVEDDRTQVTELLKKINEMVSMNKGSFYTNEMFQEAETAIKHKQEAILKERETEIKADMEKLKVRHETDMEKMKSKLEEERFKVQQERQLRENMLREREEAIRKEHEDKEKADKEERELEDKKRKEDEKLKREIWDTEKEKMEKEIKTQEIKLEKQQREKEREYQMRMEKLRKEEKDREERQINQERKFDKLKRKQEEEIKRREKEEDERRKKDEKERQEWQSKIEEAEKGQTELQEVMRREKEEWEEQLKKERDRQQEEERLRRQMEADTLVEQEEKQRRLREEFERERERDRIKMKESEEQRRETEQKERERIEKDFEEKRRDLTDKMTTQREQWERERGEEQERRFQEDVNRRVEERLRLRKLEETFQQEREEENMRKEMEDEVRREQEEKKWKEMKADYERKTKENMDKYEQEARRHAEEMNNFKEKYENDFQKLLDQHEEEKEKLILKHKGEYDLLNALYGHDKTKLTEKINELQETHEEEIKHLYKCVVL
- the LOC109871840 gene encoding citron Rho-interacting kinase isoform X5: MADAASFRDEVSESPTELRIVLLGKNGSKKSVVGNFILERGAFDPNYVQNHCERARGQVEDKHIAVINTPDLSHDKLSEELRWCVTLSDPGPHVFLLVLQPEEFTQEEGDRIRKILDTLSDRSFDYSMVLTTHEDKRGHMAEDHPLNQMVKACRGRQHLMHLSDHTQLIADVDKIVKENGGDYLTCDVFEDTSGIVQGKEEIHRSKTDGSLKSFSEEELGKDVLEQGESAQLNKWENIRETGLVSFKQERLKPSSSHEKLSSLRILLLGKSDDKKSTVGNMILQKEAFRPAHFFNYKQPCESASGKVNGKSVTVVKTPDFFASPLTVRSLMQEMEKCKSLSAPGPHGVLLVLKPEEFTEENRNTFKLILNIFGKEAFKYSMVIITHEGLTGNPHLSQMIEECGGRHHEMYKQGCDHKELTETIEKMVEENEWRYLTSNEETTHDTMTPKAQRLNVVLCGRRGAGKTSIANAILGQTESSPKSSSSSVCVKREGEVCGRPVTLIELPALFGTHLTQEEVMRETFHCVSLCDSGVHAFLLVVPLGPITDEDKGELETIQKILSSRVNDFVMVLFRQDNIPVDKTAVDFVEQNADTKQLIKICGGRYKIFDASKIDNAKQTTELVAEIVKMMDQNRTCYTLYMYMEAKHQSELDQNNRIIKDLEEIIRNMSQGAEMECSSTECIRVVLIGKTGNGKSASANTILGRDEFESESSTDSVTTVCKKAVGKVDGRTVSVVDTPGLFDTTLSNKDVQQEIVKCVSLSAPGPHVFIIVLSIGRITQEELDTLDLIETTFGPRAGMFCLVLFTRGDDLKKKSIQDYIGNSKSATLKKLIRDCGDRFHVFNNRVEDDRTQVTELLKKINEMVSMNKGSFYTNEMFQEAETAIKHKQEAILKERETEIKADMEKLKVRHETDMEKMKSKLEEERFKVQQERQLRENMLREREEAIRKEHEDKEKADKEERELEDKKRKEDEKLKREIWDTEKEKMEKEIKTQEIKLEKQQREKEREYQMRMEKLRKEEKDREERQINQERKFDKLKRKQEEEIKRREKEEDERRKKDEKERQEWQSKIEEAEKGQTELQEVMRREKEEWEEQLKKERDRQQEEERLRRQMEADTLVEQEEKQRRLREEFERERERDRIKMKESEEQRRETEQKERERIEKDFEEKRRDLTDKMTTQREQWERERGEEQERRFQEDVNRRVEERLRLRKLEETFQQEREEENMRKEMEDEVRREQEEKKWKEMKADYERKTKENMDKYEQEARRHAEEMNNFKEKYENDFQKLLDQHEEEKEKLILKHKGEYDLLNALYGHDKTKLTEKINELQETHEEEIKHLYKCVVL
- the LOC109871840 gene encoding citron Rho-interacting kinase isoform X6, producing the protein MADAASFRDEVSESPTELRIVLLGKNGSKKSVVGNFILERGAFDPNYVQNHCERARGQVEDKHIAVINTPDLSHDKLSEELRWCVTLSDPGPHVFLLVLQPEEFTQEEGDRIRKILDTLSDRSFDYSMVLTTHEDKRGHMAEDHPLNQMVKACRGRQHLMHLSDHTQLIADVDKIVKENGGDYLTCDVFEDTSGIVQGKEEIHRSKTDGSLKSFSEEELGKDVLEQGESAQLNKWENIRETVSSLRILLLGKSDDKKSTVGNMILQKEAFRPAHFFNYKQPCESASGKVNGKSVTVVKTPDFFASPLTVRSLMQEMEKCKSLSAPGPHGVLLVLKPEEFTEENRNTFKLILNIFGKEAFKYSMVIITHEGLTGNPHLSQMIEECGGRHHEMYKQGCDHKELTETIEKMVEENEWRYLTSNEETTHDTMTPKAQRLNVVLCGRRGAGKTSIANAILGQTESSPKSSSSSVCVKREGEVCGRPVTLIELPALFGTHLTQEEVMRETFHCVSLCDSGVHAFLLVVPLGPITDEDKGELETIQKILSSRVNDFVMVLFRQDNIPVDKTAVDFVEQNADTKQLIKICGGRYKIFDASKIDNAKQTTELVAEIVKMMDQNRTCYTLYMYMEAKHQSELDQNNRIIKDLEEIIRNMSQGAEMECSSTECIRVVLIGKTGNGKSASANTILGRDEFESESSTDSVTTVCKKAVGKVDGRTVSVVDTPGLFDTTLSNKDVQQEIVKCVSLSAPGPHVFIIVLSIGRITQEELDTLDLIETTFGPRAGMFCLVLFTRGDDLKKKSIQDYIGNSKSATLKKLIRDCGDRFHVFNNRVEDDRTQVTELLKKINEMVSMNKGSFYTNEMFQEAETAIKHKQEAILKERETEIKADMEKLKVRHETDMEKMKSKLEEERFKVQQERQLRENMLREREEAIRKEHEDKEKADKEERELEDKKRKEDEKLKREIWDTEKEKMEKEIKTQEIKLEKQQREKEREYQMRMEKLRKEEKDREERQINQERKFDKLKRKQEEEIKRREKEEDERRKKDEKERQEWQSKIEEAEKGQTELQEVMRREKEEWEEQLKKERDRQQEEERLRRQMEADTLVEQEEKQRRLREEFERERERDRIKMKESEEQRRETEQKERERIEKDFEEKRRDLTDKMTTQREQWERERGEEQERRFQEDVNRRVEERLRLRKLEETFQQEREEENMRKEMEDEVRREQEEKKWKEMKADYERKTKENMDKYEQEARRHAEEMNNFKEKYENDFQKLLDQHEEEKEKLILKHKGEYDLLNALYGHDKTKLTEKINELQETHEEEIKHLYKCVVL
- the LOC109871840 gene encoding citron Rho-interacting kinase isoform X3; this translates as MTWWTLHHSETKCRHLKDEMADAASFRDEVSNPKALRRNSVELLPPKMSESPTELRIVLLGKNGSKKSVVGNFILERGAFDPNYVQNHCERARGQVEDKHIAVINTPDLSHDKLSEELRWCVTLSDPGPHVFLLVLQPEEFTQEEGDRIRKILDTLSDRSFDYSMVLTTHEDKRGHMAEDHPLNQMVKACRGRQHLMHLSDHTQLIADVDKIVKENGGDYLTCDVFEDTSGIVQGKEEIHRSKTDGSLKSFSEEELGKDVLEQGESAQLNKWENIRETVSSLRILLLGKSDDKKSTVGNMILQKEAFRPAHFFNYKQPCESASGKVNGKSVTVVKTPDFFASPLTVRSLMQEMEKCKSLSAPGPHGVLLVLKPEEFTEENRNTFKLILNIFGKEAFKYSMVIITHEGLTGNPHLSQMIEECGGRHHEMYKQGCDHKELTETIEKMVEENEWRYLTSNEETTHDTMTPKAQRLNVVLCGRRGAGKTSIANAILGQTESSPKSSSSSVCVKREGEVCGRPVTLIELPALFGTHLTQEEVMRETFHCVSLCDSGVHAFLLVVPLGPITDEDKGELETIQKILSSRVNDFVMVLFRQDNIPVDKTAVDFVEQNADTKQLIKICGGRYKIFDASKIDNAKQTTELVAEIVKMMDQNRTCYTLYMYMEAKHQSELDQNNRIIKDLEEIIRNMSQGAEMECSSTECIRVVLIGKTGNGKSASANTILGRDEFESESSTDSVTTVCKKAVGKVDGRTVSVVDTPGLFDTTLSNKDVQQEIVKCVSLSAPGPHVFIIVLSIGRITQEELDTLDLIETTFGPRAGMFCLVLFTRGDDLKKKSIQDYIGNSKSATLKKLIRDCGDRFHVFNNRVEDDRTQVTELLKKINEMVSMNKGSFYTNEMFQEAETAIKHKQEAILKERETEIKADMEKLKVRHETDMEKMKSKLEEERFKVQQERQLRENMLREREEAIRKEHEDKEKADKEERELEDKKRKEDEKLKREIWDTEKEKMEKEIKTQEIKLEKQQREKEREYQMRMEKLRKEEKDREERQINQERKFDKLKRKQEEEIKRREKEEDERRKKDEKERQEWQSKIEEAEKGQTELQEVMRREKEEWEEQLKKERDRQQEEERLRRQMEADTLVEQEEKQRRLREEFERERERDRIKMKESEEQRRETEQKERERIEKDFEEKRRDLTDKMTTQREQWERERGEEQERRFQEDVNRRVEERLRLRKLEETFQQEREEENMRKEMEDEVRREQEEKKWKEMKADYERKTKENMDKYEQEARRHAEEMNNFKEKYENDFQKLLDQHEEEKEKLILKHKGEYDLLNALYGHDKTKLTEKINELQETHEEEIKHLYKCVVL